One Roseimicrobium gellanilyticum DNA window includes the following coding sequences:
- a CDS encoding glycosyltransferase family 2 protein codes for MISFVTAYYNRKTLFIRTLESILWHGGPEFEFVVVDDGSREEERIEDLVERFPFLRVYRLDPGRKWYMNPCIPFNFAIRQAKGDAIVLQNPECLHVGPILRHVHEHLRKGVYLTYACYALSEADTLSLHGDASQVQAQAGSFTFLDSVPVEMAGEGWYNHSRIVPNGYHYCNAITRHDLEALGGFDERYALGFAYDDVELFHRIRMSGLEVRHVDKPSVLHQYHYVNKRADVPWDKFRRNETVYRQLSEPSPCVNINGSNWGDPYDAIPKAANEALDELLEATAKIQIHLAEEKRLRDHAMRLESLLTSSGESTAVLREAAQGALHVVRRVKRSPVSRWAWRSRHQRELQRIAKWMKKAAVRESRRKYEESGDMYLKSLRAASTLLSAVSARVWWWKGDAQRSARKMEAQTKALDSWWQSEIAKYAAAQQVQQ; via the coding sequence ATGATTTCCTTCGTCACCGCCTACTACAATCGGAAGACCCTCTTTATCCGCACGCTGGAAAGCATTCTCTGGCATGGAGGGCCGGAGTTTGAGTTTGTCGTGGTGGATGACGGAAGTCGGGAGGAGGAACGCATCGAGGATCTCGTGGAGCGCTTTCCCTTCCTCCGGGTCTACCGGCTCGATCCTGGGCGGAAGTGGTACATGAATCCCTGCATTCCCTTCAACTTTGCGATTCGTCAGGCGAAGGGAGATGCCATCGTGCTGCAAAACCCGGAGTGCCTCCATGTGGGACCCATTCTCCGCCACGTGCATGAGCACCTGCGCAAGGGGGTGTACCTCACTTATGCATGCTACGCCCTGAGCGAGGCAGACACACTTTCCCTGCATGGAGACGCCTCCCAAGTGCAGGCGCAGGCAGGCTCCTTCACTTTCCTTGATAGCGTGCCCGTGGAGATGGCAGGCGAAGGCTGGTACAATCATTCGCGCATTGTCCCCAATGGATATCACTACTGCAATGCCATCACCCGCCACGACCTTGAGGCGCTGGGTGGGTTTGACGAGCGGTATGCGCTGGGATTTGCCTATGACGACGTGGAACTGTTTCACCGGATCCGCATGTCCGGTCTGGAGGTGCGGCACGTGGACAAGCCCTCTGTCCTTCACCAGTACCACTATGTGAACAAACGGGCCGACGTGCCGTGGGACAAATTCCGTCGCAACGAAACGGTCTACCGCCAACTCTCCGAGCCGTCTCCGTGTGTGAACATCAATGGTTCCAACTGGGGGGATCCCTATGACGCCATCCCCAAGGCGGCAAACGAAGCGCTGGACGAGCTTCTGGAAGCCACCGCAAAAATTCAAATCCATCTCGCTGAGGAGAAGCGCCTCCGGGACCACGCCATGCGCCTCGAGTCTCTGTTGACTTCATCCGGTGAGAGCACGGCCGTGTTGCGGGAGGCTGCTCAGGGAGCTTTGCATGTTGTCCGGCGCGTGAAACGGTCGCCCGTCAGCCGTTGGGCATGGCGCAGCCGCCATCAACGTGAACTCCAGCGGATCGCGAAGTGGATGAAGAAGGCCGCCGTGCGCGAATCCCGCCGCAAGTATGAAGAAAGCGGGGACATGTACCTCAAGTCCCTGCGCGCGGCATCCACCCTCCTGTCCGCTGTATCCGCCCGGGTGTGGTGGTGGAAAGGCGACGCCCAGCGATCCGCGAGGAAGATGGAAGCACAGACAAAGGCCCTCGATTCGTGGTGGCAATCCGAAATCGCAAAGTATGCAGCCGCCCAGCAAGTGCAGCAGTAG
- a CDS encoding ABC transporter ATP-binding protein, producing MISIRGLTKRFGPQTAVEDLTMEVPPGIIVGLLGPNGAGKTTTLKMLTGMLKPDAGTAIICGVDVAADPIGAKRLLGFVPDSGAVYEALTGLEFLLMVGALYGISEQEAKPRIRQFLDFFELDWNTLETKLLGAYSKGMKRKVVITAALLHNPRVVFLDEPLDGLDANAAVGFKALLETLAREGKTIVYSSHILDVVERVCNRVAIMVQGRLLVEGDPGALVREHQAGTLEHLFTQLTGLTHLEARAQDFAKQLMVKH from the coding sequence ATGATCTCCATTCGCGGACTCACCAAGCGTTTCGGCCCGCAGACGGCGGTGGAGGATCTCACCATGGAGGTGCCGCCCGGCATCATCGTGGGACTTTTGGGGCCGAATGGCGCAGGGAAAACCACCACGCTGAAGATGCTCACCGGCATGCTGAAGCCGGATGCGGGCACAGCGATCATCTGCGGTGTGGACGTAGCCGCGGACCCCATCGGAGCAAAGCGGCTGCTGGGATTCGTCCCGGACTCGGGCGCCGTGTACGAGGCGCTCACCGGCCTGGAGTTTCTCCTGATGGTCGGCGCCTTGTATGGTATCTCTGAGCAAGAAGCAAAGCCGCGCATCCGCCAGTTCCTTGATTTTTTCGAGCTCGATTGGAACACTCTTGAGACAAAGCTGCTAGGTGCCTACTCCAAAGGCATGAAGCGCAAGGTGGTGATCACCGCCGCGCTGCTGCACAACCCGCGCGTCGTCTTCCTGGATGAACCTCTGGACGGCCTCGACGCAAACGCCGCGGTTGGCTTCAAGGCACTGCTGGAGACGCTGGCGCGCGAGGGCAAGACCATCGTCTACAGCTCGCATATTCTCGATGTCGTCGAGCGCGTGTGCAATCGCGTGGCCATCATGGTGCAAGGCAGGCTTCTGGTTGAGGGCGATCCCGGCGCCCTGGTACGTGAGCACCAGGCGGGAACACTGGAGCATCTCTTCACACAGCTCACGGGTCTCACGCATCTCGAGGCGCGGGCGCAGGATTTTGCCAAGCAACTCATGGTGAAACACTGA
- a CDS encoding sugar phosphate isomerase/epimerase family protein yields MAHPLPKLHNAMWPGLVGKGDGEGQEPPISLERMLELTAKAEVNGQKFEGIDYFLFLPHTNPEASDDELKKIADLIASKGFAVGSLVAPVWPGTVGDSAMGDDAAQEKFLSAVKMACRIAGVFNKHGVRKYGVIRIDSAEFGVNKWREDAPKNTARIVDTFKKAAKIAADHGERLAAEGEICWAGMHSWKDMLDVLEGVGMPESLGFQADLAHTYLYTLGYNAPEHALLKEGYSEAEFYAAYEKMTDALRPWTIDFHVAQNDGTVHGAGSHDKTGKHCQADDPNGKLDIVKCAGYWLKDAPSRGIQHICWDGCMFPNAVLETQQTWNTILKKMIEVREAHGWS; encoded by the coding sequence ATGGCGCATCCGCTTCCCAAACTTCACAATGCAATGTGGCCCGGACTCGTCGGAAAAGGCGATGGCGAAGGCCAGGAGCCGCCGATCAGCCTGGAGCGCATGCTCGAACTCACGGCCAAGGCTGAGGTGAACGGCCAGAAGTTCGAGGGCATTGACTACTTCCTCTTCCTCCCGCACACCAATCCTGAGGCGAGTGACGATGAGTTGAAAAAAATCGCCGACCTCATCGCGAGCAAGGGGTTTGCCGTTGGCTCCCTCGTGGCCCCGGTGTGGCCGGGCACCGTGGGTGATTCCGCCATGGGAGATGACGCCGCCCAGGAAAAGTTCCTGAGCGCGGTCAAGATGGCCTGCCGCATCGCGGGCGTGTTCAACAAACACGGCGTGCGCAAGTACGGCGTCATCCGCATCGACTCCGCCGAGTTCGGCGTGAACAAGTGGCGCGAAGACGCCCCGAAGAACACCGCGCGTATCGTGGATACCTTCAAGAAGGCCGCCAAGATTGCCGCCGACCACGGTGAGCGCCTTGCTGCCGAAGGCGAAATCTGCTGGGCCGGCATGCACTCGTGGAAGGACATGCTGGACGTGCTCGAAGGCGTGGGCATGCCGGAGTCGCTTGGCTTCCAGGCCGACCTCGCCCACACCTACCTTTACACTCTGGGCTACAATGCTCCTGAGCACGCCCTGCTGAAGGAAGGCTACAGCGAAGCTGAGTTCTACGCCGCTTACGAAAAGATGACCGATGCGCTCCGCCCCTGGACCATCGACTTCCACGTCGCCCAGAACGACGGCACCGTGCACGGCGCGGGCTCCCACGACAAGACGGGCAAGCACTGCCAGGCGGACGATCCCAATGGCAAGCTCGATATCGTGAAGTGTGCCGGCTACTGGCTCAAGGACGCCCCCAGCCGCGGCATCCAGCACATCTGCTGGGATGGGTGCATGTTCCCGAACGCCGTGCTCGAAACACAGCAGACCTGGAACACCATCCTCAAGAAGATGATCGAAGTGCGTGAAGCCCACGGCTGGAGCTGA
- a CDS encoding sugar nucleotide-binding protein, with protein MSGIFVLGHRGMLGHLLVACLQDAGFHVVTSEHRYTGAADDLLLDAVRESGCPWVINALGAIPQKEEDAQVLFRANTQFPLHLLHALRDGQRMIHASTDCVFAGTRGQYRTNDSTDAKDAYGLSKMLGEAVAMDPRVYCLRTSLIGPDLGSGWGLLAWFLQQQGTVNGFTNHRWNGVTTLEWARTAMEIIQGTTSLSPGVTQLGTAESVSKFELLSLIAEVWAVEKELRPTAAPQSINRTLVPDLVRPPLREQLLELRQWILSHHHDQPRQNQRRP; from the coding sequence GTGAGCGGCATCTTCGTACTTGGCCACCGTGGCATGTTGGGTCATTTGCTGGTGGCATGTCTTCAGGACGCGGGCTTTCACGTGGTCACCAGTGAACATCGGTACACCGGCGCAGCGGATGATCTGCTCTTGGATGCGGTGCGCGAGTCTGGGTGTCCCTGGGTCATCAATGCCTTGGGCGCCATTCCGCAAAAGGAGGAGGATGCGCAGGTCCTCTTCCGTGCGAATACACAGTTCCCGCTTCATCTGCTGCACGCTCTGCGTGATGGACAGCGGATGATTCACGCGAGCACGGACTGTGTATTCGCAGGCACGAGGGGCCAATACCGCACGAATGACTCCACCGACGCAAAGGACGCCTATGGCCTCTCCAAGATGCTCGGCGAAGCAGTGGCCATGGATCCGCGTGTCTACTGTCTGCGCACGTCCCTCATCGGACCGGACCTGGGAAGCGGATGGGGGCTGCTGGCCTGGTTCCTGCAACAACAGGGCACGGTAAACGGGTTTACCAATCACCGGTGGAATGGCGTCACCACGCTCGAATGGGCCAGGACCGCCATGGAAATCATCCAGGGCACGACGTCCTTGTCCCCCGGGGTGACGCAGCTGGGTACTGCGGAGAGCGTGAGCAAGTTTGAGTTGCTCTCACTCATTGCCGAAGTATGGGCCGTGGAGAAAGAACTGCGCCCGACTGCAGCGCCCCAGAGCATCAATCGCACTCTTGTGCCGGATCTGGTGCGCCCTCCGCTCCGGGAACAATTGCTGGAACTGCGGCAGTGGATACTGTCCCACCACCACGACCAGCCACGCCAGAACCAACGACGACCATGA
- the wecB gene encoding non-hydrolyzing UDP-N-acetylglucosamine 2-epimerase, with protein MSESARARLKVMTVVGTRPEIIRMSRVIPVLDSVADHVLVHTGQNFDYELNGIFFDQLEIRRPDILLEVAGATAAESIANTILKVDAVLEEEKPEALLVLGDTNSALCVIPAKRRRIPIFHMEAGNRCFDQRVPEEINRRIVDHVSDMNLCYTEHARRNLLREGLPEDRVIKTGSPMKEVLDHHAAKIRSSDILSRLGLERERYFVVSIHREENVDDPGNLTSLAQALGSLAEEFQFPMIVSLHPRTRKRMEAGGHTLHPLLRTMPPLGFPDYVALQCGAYCTLSDSGTITEESALMGFPAVTLREAHERPEGMDEGVLVMSGLCERRIRQAVAITVAQHRSGSRPRVPADYLVEQVSWKVAKIICGYTDYVRRVVWHAREANGHAEAPENSKPARV; from the coding sequence ATGAGTGAAAGCGCACGCGCACGATTGAAGGTGATGACCGTGGTAGGCACCCGCCCGGAAATCATCCGGATGAGCAGGGTCATTCCAGTGCTGGACAGCGTGGCGGATCACGTGCTGGTGCATACCGGACAGAATTTTGACTACGAGCTCAACGGCATCTTTTTCGATCAGCTTGAGATTCGCAGGCCGGACATCCTCCTGGAAGTAGCCGGCGCGACTGCCGCGGAGTCCATCGCCAACACCATCCTGAAAGTCGATGCCGTGCTGGAAGAGGAGAAACCCGAGGCGCTGCTCGTTCTTGGGGATACCAACAGCGCGCTGTGCGTGATTCCCGCCAAGCGAAGGAGAATCCCCATCTTCCACATGGAGGCGGGCAATCGTTGCTTCGACCAGCGCGTGCCGGAGGAAATCAACCGGCGGATTGTGGATCACGTCAGTGACATGAATCTCTGCTACACGGAGCACGCACGGCGGAATCTGCTTCGCGAAGGGCTTCCGGAGGATCGGGTGATCAAGACCGGCTCTCCGATGAAGGAGGTGCTGGATCATCACGCTGCGAAAATCCGCTCCTCAGACATCCTTTCGCGTCTGGGACTGGAGCGCGAGCGCTACTTCGTGGTCAGCATCCATCGGGAGGAGAATGTGGATGACCCGGGAAACCTCACGTCCCTTGCCCAGGCCCTGGGCTCCCTGGCGGAGGAGTTTCAGTTTCCCATGATCGTCTCCCTGCATCCTCGAACCAGAAAACGGATGGAGGCGGGTGGGCATACACTGCATCCACTGCTGCGCACCATGCCTCCTCTCGGATTTCCAGACTACGTGGCGCTGCAGTGCGGAGCATACTGCACGCTCTCCGACAGTGGAACCATCACCGAAGAATCCGCCTTGATGGGCTTCCCGGCCGTGACGCTTCGCGAGGCCCATGAGCGTCCGGAAGGCATGGACGAAGGCGTGCTGGTGATGAGCGGTCTTTGCGAACGTCGCATACGCCAGGCGGTGGCCATCACCGTGGCTCAACACCGCTCGGGTTCCAGACCGAGGGTACCGGCAGATTATCTCGTGGAGCAAGTTTCGTGGAAGGTGGCTAAAATCATCTGTGGATACACGGATTACGTCCGGCGGGTGGTATGGCACGCACGGGAAGCCAACGGTCATGCGGAAGCTCCGGAGAACAGCAAGCCGGCCCGGGTATGA
- a CDS encoding polysaccharide biosynthesis protein encodes MAKQEVSFQDKTLLITGGTGSFGNAVVRRFLKEGVAEIRIFSRDEKKQEDMRVEYRDPRLKFYLGDVRDFNSISGAMRGVHMVFCAAALKQVPSCEFHPMEAVYTNVLGTENTLNAAIHHGVEHVIVLSTDKAVYPINAMGMSKALMEKVAAAKSRDLPPAATTICITRYGNVMASRGSVIPLFVQQIKAGQPLTITDPEMTRYMMSLEDAVDLVLYAFRHGRGGDTLVQKAPAVTIGQLATALKSIFKSTSPITIIGTRHGEKKHEALLTREEMIRAEDRAGYYRIPSDARDLNYAIYTDMGEHAVTGAADYTSENTRRLSDSELVDLLMSLEFIQNELRTIADLETRAG; translated from the coding sequence ATGGCAAAACAAGAAGTCAGCTTTCAGGACAAGACCCTCCTCATCACAGGGGGCACCGGCTCCTTTGGCAATGCGGTGGTGCGGCGTTTCCTCAAGGAAGGAGTCGCTGAGATCCGCATCTTCAGTCGCGACGAAAAGAAGCAGGAGGACATGCGGGTCGAGTACCGCGATCCCCGCCTCAAGTTTTATCTCGGGGACGTGCGTGACTTCAACAGCATCTCCGGCGCCATGCGCGGGGTGCACATGGTCTTCTGCGCAGCGGCCCTGAAGCAGGTGCCCTCGTGCGAGTTCCACCCCATGGAGGCGGTGTACACGAATGTGCTGGGCACGGAAAACACACTGAACGCCGCCATCCACCACGGCGTGGAACACGTGATCGTGCTCAGTACGGACAAGGCCGTGTATCCCATCAACGCCATGGGCATGTCCAAGGCGCTCATGGAAAAGGTGGCCGCGGCGAAATCACGTGACCTGCCTCCAGCTGCCACGACAATCTGCATCACGCGCTATGGCAACGTGATGGCATCACGCGGTTCGGTCATCCCCCTTTTCGTGCAGCAAATCAAGGCAGGACAACCTTTGACCATCACGGACCCGGAGATGACGCGGTACATGATGTCCCTGGAGGATGCCGTGGATCTCGTGCTCTACGCGTTCAGACATGGCAGGGGCGGTGACACGCTTGTGCAGAAGGCGCCTGCCGTCACGATCGGCCAACTGGCGACCGCCTTGAAGTCCATCTTCAAATCCACCAGCCCCATCACGATCATCGGCACCCGCCACGGGGAAAAGAAACATGAGGCCCTCCTGACCCGTGAAGAGATGATCCGGGCTGAGGATCGTGCGGGGTACTATCGCATTCCCTCGGATGCGCGGGACCTCAACTACGCGATCTACACAGATATGGGTGAGCACGCCGTGACCGGGGCTGCGGACTACACTTCGGAAAACACCCGGCGTCTCAGTGACAGCGAACTCGTGGACCTGCTGATGAGCCTGGAATTTATTCAGAATGAGCTGCGCACCATCGCGGATCTGGAGACGCGGGCAGGTTAA